In the Paenibacillus sp. FSL H7-0357 genome, one interval contains:
- the proC gene encoding pyrroline-5-carboxylate reductase — translation MCQQPAIPLINHKIVFYGAGSMSEAIVRGMIARNVIDSNNIVMLNRSSNERLAELRSRYGVLGCNDPEQKMEHLRTAPVIVLAMKPKDAAEALRVLGPVLSPDQLVISVIAGLTVRTIHGLLGTPQPVVRTMPNTSSSIGLGATGIVYSKEVNEEGRRTALNIFESVGITAVIEEERMETLTGISGSGPAYIYYMMEAMIAAGIRGGLPPQQSTELTVQTVLGAARMVQQTGEEPAALRKKVTSPNGSTQAAIEVLEKADFFESVIAAVNRCAERSREMGVALEKELS, via the coding sequence ATGTGTCAGCAACCCGCAATTCCACTAATCAATCATAAAATTGTTTTTTATGGCGCAGGCTCAATGTCAGAAGCAATTGTCCGGGGCATGATTGCCCGCAATGTCATTGATTCCAACAATATCGTTATGCTGAACCGCAGCAGCAACGAGCGTTTGGCTGAGCTGCGCAGCCGTTACGGCGTGCTTGGCTGCAATGATCCGGAACAAAAAATGGAACATCTGCGGACAGCTCCAGTCATAGTCCTGGCGATGAAGCCCAAGGACGCTGCCGAAGCGCTGCGCGTATTAGGACCTGTGCTCTCACCGGATCAGCTGGTGATCTCCGTAATTGCCGGTTTGACCGTCCGCACGATTCATGGCCTGTTAGGCACCCCTCAGCCTGTTGTGCGTACGATGCCCAACACTTCCAGTTCCATTGGCCTTGGAGCGACGGGAATTGTGTATTCCAAAGAAGTTAATGAAGAAGGACGCCGTACGGCGCTCAACATCTTTGAATCCGTTGGTATTACGGCTGTGATTGAGGAAGAACGAATGGAGACCTTAACCGGAATTTCCGGCAGCGGTCCGGCTTATATCTATTACATGATGGAAGCGATGATCGCTGCCGGCATCCGCGGCGGACTTCCACCGCAGCAAAGCACTGAGCTGACCGTGCAGACTGTCCTCGGCGCTGCGCGCATGGTGCAGCAGACAGGTGAGGAACCGGCAGCACTGCGCAAGAAGGTCACTTCCCCAAACGGCTCAACGCAAGCAGCCATTGAGGTGCTCGAAAAGGCCGATTTCTTCGAATCGGTCATAGCCGCAGTTAACCGCTGTGCAGAACGCTCACGCGAGATGGGTGTTGCGCTGGAGAAGGAACTGTCCTAA